The Sphingomonas sp. So64.6b genome includes a region encoding these proteins:
- a CDS encoding integrase arm-type DNA-binding domain-containing protein, with amino-acid sequence MAKITKRVVDAADTREKDYVVWDDELPGFGLRVFASGKRSYVIQYRLAGRSRRFTIGLHGVWTPERARQEAKAQLGRVAQGEDPAEEKQIDHKALTVKELCDLYLADLKAGLILGKGDRPKKPSTIVTDTGRIERHIIPLLGTRRVKDLTKPDIAKALKDIMAGKTRCSVKTKKLRGRAIVRGGAGTATRTIGLFGGILTYAVENGIIEVNPARGVRRPKDNVRGRRLTEAEYRTLGAILQGAVENEKYEMSVEIIRQLALTGCRRTEMVKLQWVEADTESSCLRLIDSKEGMSIRPMGLPVVEYFESRRHAEVGTYVFAGQGDDNAFGSFPNHWEQIFEDTALADITPHVLRHSFASIANDLGFTEVTIAALVGHSKGSVTSNYIHTLDTALIMAADTISGYIQGLLDGIEFKQTAYALDRDSRKAALARFLQKAAADSDDAVDADQRLAA; translated from the coding sequence ATGGCTAAGATCACGAAGAGGGTCGTAGACGCGGCGGATACCCGCGAGAAGGACTATGTCGTCTGGGACGACGAACTCCCTGGTTTCGGCCTCCGCGTATTCGCCTCGGGCAAGCGCAGCTACGTCATTCAGTATCGATTGGCGGGCCGCTCGCGTCGCTTCACCATCGGCCTCCACGGCGTCTGGACGCCCGAGCGTGCTCGCCAGGAGGCGAAGGCTCAATTGGGTCGCGTGGCGCAAGGTGAAGACCCGGCCGAGGAGAAGCAGATCGACCACAAGGCGCTTACCGTCAAAGAGCTGTGCGATCTGTATCTCGCCGACCTGAAGGCCGGCCTCATTCTCGGCAAGGGCGACCGCCCGAAGAAACCGAGCACCATCGTCACCGACACGGGTCGCATCGAGCGCCACATCATTCCCTTGCTCGGTACTCGGCGGGTCAAGGACCTGACCAAGCCCGATATCGCCAAGGCCTTGAAGGACATCATGGCGGGCAAGACCCGCTGCAGCGTCAAGACGAAGAAGCTGAGGGGCAGGGCCATCGTGCGCGGCGGCGCCGGCACCGCGACGCGCACCATTGGGCTGTTCGGCGGCATCCTGACCTATGCCGTCGAGAACGGGATCATTGAGGTCAATCCGGCCCGTGGCGTGCGACGCCCCAAGGACAATGTGCGAGGACGACGACTGACCGAGGCCGAATATCGCACGCTCGGCGCCATCCTCCAGGGTGCGGTAGAGAACGAGAAGTATGAGATGTCGGTGGAGATCATCCGCCAACTCGCGCTCACCGGATGCCGCCGCACCGAAATGGTGAAGCTGCAATGGGTCGAGGCCGACACGGAATCGAGCTGCCTTCGCCTCATCGACAGCAAGGAAGGAATGTCGATCAGGCCGATGGGGCTGCCGGTCGTGGAGTATTTCGAAAGCCGGCGGCATGCGGAGGTCGGAACCTATGTCTTCGCCGGCCAGGGCGACGACAACGCCTTCGGCAGCTTCCCGAACCACTGGGAACAGATATTCGAGGACACCGCGCTCGCCGACATCACGCCCCATGTCCTGCGGCACAGCTTCGCCAGCATAGCCAATGATCTCGGCTTCACCGAAGTGACGATCGCGGCGCTGGTCGGCCACTCGAAGGGGTCGGTCACCAGCAACTACATCCACACCCTCGACACGGCGCTGATCATGGCGGCGGACACGATCTCGGGCTACATTCAGGGGCTGCTCGACGGGATCGAGTTCAAGCAGACCGCCTATGCGCTCGACCGCGACTCCCGCAAGGCGGCGCTGGCCCGCTTCCTCCAGAAGGCCGCTGCCGATTCCGACGATGCGGTCGACGCCGATCAGCGTCTCGCCGCATGA